A genome region from Flavobacterium sp. includes the following:
- a CDS encoding L-ribulose-5-phosphate 4-epimerase, with translation MSSQYKDLKQECYEANMQLNALNLVVYTFGNVSAVDREKGVFAIKPSGVPYEDLKPEDIVIVDFDNNVIEGNLRPSSDTKTHAYLYKHWPNIGGVAHTHATYSVAWAQSQLDIPIFGTTHADHLTADIPCAPPMADSLIEGNYEHNTGIQILDCFKEKNLSYEEVEMILIGNHGPFAWGKNAAKAVYNSKVLEVVAEMAYLTLQINPNAPRLKDSLIKKHYNRKHGKDSYYGQ, from the coding sequence ATGAGCTCTCAATATAAAGATTTAAAACAAGAGTGTTACGAAGCCAATATGCAGTTAAATGCATTGAATTTGGTGGTATACACTTTTGGAAATGTAAGCGCCGTAGACAGGGAAAAAGGTGTTTTCGCCATTAAACCAAGCGGTGTTCCTTACGAAGATTTGAAACCTGAAGATATTGTAATTGTCGATTTTGATAATAATGTTATCGAAGGAAATCTGCGTCCGTCGTCAGATACCAAAACGCACGCCTATTTATACAAGCATTGGCCAAATATTGGAGGCGTTGCGCATACTCACGCAACTTATTCTGTGGCTTGGGCGCAATCTCAATTGGATATTCCAATTTTCGGAACAACGCATGCCGATCATTTAACAGCTGATATTCCATGTGCACCGCCAATGGCTGATTCTTTAATTGAAGGAAACTATGAACACAATACAGGAATTCAGATTTTGGATTGTTTCAAAGAAAAAAATCTTTCGTACGAAGAAGTAGAAATGATTTTAATTGGAAATCATGGTCCGTTTGCATGGGGGAAAAATGCAGCAAAAGCGGTTTATAATAGTAAAGTTCTAGAAGTCGTGGCAGAAATGGCCTACCTGACTTTACAAATCAACCCAAACGCACCAAGATTAAAAGATTCATTAATAAAGAAACATTACAATCGTAAACACGGAAAAGATTCGTATTACGGACAGTAA
- a CDS encoding alpha-L-arabinofuranosidase C-terminal domain-containing protein, with the protein MKKLLLILFAVFCIQTVSAQKEPTIVSIKNDASAPTINRNIYGHFAEHLGRCIYGGFFVGDTSKIPNTNGVRNDIVKALKDLKIPNLRWPGGCFADTYHWKDGIGPKEQRPTIVNQWWGGVTEDNSFGTHDFLNMCELLGAEPYLSGNVGSGTVQELADWVQYTNFGGKSPMSDLRKKNGRTEPWKVKYWGIGNEAWGCGGNMTADYYANEYKKFATFMSDWGNTGGITRIASGANSSDYNWTEVLMKNIPLNMLGGVGVHHYAVINWEKKGSDVDFTEKEYFLTMQSALKMEELVTKHAAVMDKYDPEKKVAMIVDEWGGWYDVQKGTNPGFLYQQNTMRDAVLAGATLNIFNNHADRVRMANLAQCVNVLQAVILTDKAKMITTPTYHVMKMYSVHQDAKLLPIDFKSPSYVFDGQSIPAVSASASKDQSGFVHISLVNIDPVNKNKIEIDVKDLGVKGFSGSVITASKLQDYNSFENPNKIVPVAFKGFESKKGKLEITLPPYSVLVLEGK; encoded by the coding sequence ATGAAAAAACTATTACTGATATTGTTTGCTGTATTCTGCATTCAAACCGTATCTGCACAAAAAGAGCCCACAATTGTTTCAATAAAAAATGATGCTTCGGCACCGACCATAAATAGAAATATTTACGGTCATTTTGCTGAACATCTGGGACGTTGTATTTACGGCGGATTTTTTGTTGGGGATACTTCAAAAATTCCAAATACCAATGGAGTTCGAAATGATATTGTAAAAGCATTAAAAGATTTAAAAATTCCAAATCTAAGATGGCCGGGCGGATGTTTTGCCGATACATACCACTGGAAAGATGGAATAGGTCCGAAGGAACAGCGCCCAACAATTGTAAACCAATGGTGGGGAGGTGTAACGGAAGATAATAGTTTCGGGACACACGATTTTTTAAATATGTGCGAATTGCTTGGAGCAGAACCGTATTTGTCTGGAAATGTTGGAAGCGGAACAGTTCAGGAATTAGCAGACTGGGTGCAATACACCAATTTCGGAGGAAAAAGCCCAATGAGTGATCTTCGCAAGAAAAACGGAAGAACCGAGCCATGGAAAGTAAAATACTGGGGAATTGGTAATGAAGCTTGGGGCTGCGGAGGAAATATGACCGCAGATTATTATGCAAACGAATATAAAAAGTTTGCCACTTTTATGTCTGATTGGGGCAATACAGGAGGAATTACAAGAATCGCATCAGGGGCAAACAGTTCCGATTATAATTGGACAGAAGTTTTAATGAAAAACATTCCTTTAAATATGCTTGGCGGTGTTGGTGTTCACCATTATGCAGTAATCAATTGGGAGAAAAAAGGTTCGGATGTTGATTTTACCGAAAAAGAATATTTTTTAACGATGCAGTCTGCCTTGAAAATGGAAGAATTAGTGACAAAACATGCTGCCGTTATGGATAAATATGATCCAGAAAAAAAAGTAGCCATGATTGTTGATGAGTGGGGCGGCTGGTATGATGTTCAAAAAGGAACAAACCCAGGATTTTTATATCAGCAAAATACCATGAGAGATGCTGTCTTGGCTGGAGCAACATTAAATATTTTCAATAACCATGCAGATCGTGTTCGTATGGCAAACTTAGCCCAATGTGTTAATGTGCTCCAAGCGGTAATCTTAACAGACAAAGCAAAAATGATCACGACGCCGACCTATCATGTGATGAAAATGTACAGCGTGCATCAGGATGCCAAATTATTGCCAATAGATTTTAAATCGCCTTCTTACGTTTTTGATGGACAAAGTATTCCAGCGGTTTCAGCTTCAGCTTCAAAAGACCAGAGCGGTTTTGTTCATATTTCGCTGGTAAATATTGACCCAGTAAATAAAAATAAAATAGAAATTGATGTAAAAGATCTAGGTGTAAAAGGTTTTTCAGGAAGTGTAATCACTGCTTCAAAACTTCAGGATTATAATTCTTTCGAAAATCCAAATAAAATTGTTCCAGTTGCTTTTAAAGGTTTTGAAAGTAAAAAAGGCAAACTTGAAATAACATTGCCTCCTTACTCTGTTTTGGTTTTAGAAGGAAAGTAA
- a CDS encoding GntR family transcriptional regulator yields the protein MISIQNNIGLPKYKQIILSIEKEIEEGNLIKGDRLPSVNKVCLAFSLSRDTVLLAYDELKKRGIIYAIPGKGYYVKSVEITITQKIFLLFDELNIFKEDIYNSFLKNIGKNVQVDIFFHHFNVQVFKKLINDSNGNYTKYIIMPTNLTDIVDSIKTLPVSDVIILDQTNSELKMFPAIYQNHQKDIFEGLMKGKSRLSKYKKLILIFPGFREPPGMKLGFESFCQAYSFDYEVISDFSDRSIALGDLYIIPHDRDLLLVIENAMSRNLKLGEDFGIISYNETPLKKIAANGITTISTNFEVMGKILADMVLKGIKEQIENKSALILRNSL from the coding sequence ATGATTTCAATTCAAAATAATATCGGTCTGCCAAAATATAAGCAGATAATTCTTTCAATCGAAAAAGAGATTGAAGAAGGAAATTTAATTAAAGGTGATAGACTTCCCTCTGTCAACAAGGTCTGTTTGGCTTTTTCTTTATCTCGCGATACAGTCTTATTGGCGTATGACGAATTGAAGAAAAGAGGGATTATTTATGCGATTCCAGGCAAAGGATATTACGTTAAAAGTGTTGAAATCACTATAACTCAGAAGATTTTCTTGCTTTTTGACGAATTGAATATTTTCAAGGAAGATATTTATAATTCGTTTTTAAAAAACATTGGAAAAAATGTGCAGGTAGATATTTTCTTTCATCATTTTAATGTTCAGGTTTTCAAAAAACTGATAAATGACAGCAATGGAAATTATACAAAATATATTATCATGCCGACCAACTTAACCGATATTGTCGACTCGATAAAAACCCTACCAGTAAGCGACGTAATTATTTTGGACCAGACCAATTCAGAGTTAAAAATGTTTCCTGCAATTTACCAGAACCATCAAAAAGATATTTTCGAAGGTTTGATGAAGGGCAAATCTCGATTGTCAAAATACAAAAAACTGATTTTAATATTTCCAGGTTTTAGGGAACCTCCCGGAATGAAGTTAGGATTTGAATCGTTTTGTCAGGCTTATAGTTTTGATTATGAGGTGATTTCAGATTTTAGTGACCGATCTATTGCACTAGGAGATTTGTATATTATTCCTCATGATCGTGATCTACTTTTGGTTATAGAAAATGCGATGAGCAGAAATTTAAAATTAGGAGAAGATTTTGGAATTATCTCTTATAATGAAACGCCTTTAAAGAAAATCGCAGCAAACGGAATAACGACAATTTCAACCAATTTTGAAGTTATGGGAAAAATTTTGGCCGATATGGTTTTAAAAGGAATCAAAGAGCAGATCGAAAATAAATCTGCTCTTATACTAAGGAATTCTTTATAG
- a CDS encoding SDR family oxidoreductase, with product MQLSLTQKIIIVTGGAKGIGLGIVKVLAEENAIPFIVGRNENDNIKAVEELKAIGKEAHQVAADLTKPEDCKKAVEAVIAKFGRIDGLVNNAGVNDGVGLENGNYEDFAASLHKNLVHYYLMAQHALPYLKESKGAIVNIGSKTAETGQGGTSAYAASNGGRNALTREWAVELLKYRIRVNAVIVAECYTPLYETWINTFENKEEKLAAITKNIPLENRMTTAEEIANMVVFLLSEKSSHTTGQIIYVDGGYTHLDRSI from the coding sequence ATGCAGTTATCATTAACCCAAAAAATCATTATCGTTACGGGAGGAGCAAAAGGAATCGGTTTAGGAATCGTTAAGGTTTTAGCCGAAGAAAATGCAATTCCGTTTATCGTTGGACGTAACGAAAATGATAACATCAAAGCCGTAGAAGAATTAAAAGCCATTGGAAAAGAAGCGCATCAAGTTGCCGCCGATTTGACAAAACCTGAAGACTGCAAAAAAGCTGTTGAAGCCGTAATCGCAAAATTTGGCAGAATTGACGGACTTGTAAATAATGCTGGCGTTAACGATGGCGTTGGATTAGAAAACGGAAATTATGAAGATTTTGCTGCTTCACTTCACAAAAATTTGGTGCATTATTATTTAATGGCACAGCATGCTCTTCCGTATTTGAAAGAATCGAAAGGAGCCATTGTAAACATTGGTTCTAAAACTGCCGAAACGGGTCAAGGCGGAACCTCAGCGTATGCTGCTTCAAACGGAGGAAGAAATGCCTTAACCAGAGAATGGGCTGTTGAATTATTAAAATACCGCATTCGTGTAAACGCCGTAATTGTGGCAGAATGCTACACGCCTCTTTACGAAACCTGGATCAACACTTTTGAAAATAAAGAAGAAAAATTGGCTGCAATTACTAAAAATATTCCGTTAGAAAACAGAATGACAACCGCTGAAGAAATCGCGAATATGGTGGTTTTCTTATTGTCTGAAAAATCAAGCCATACTACTGGACAGATTATTTATGTAGATGGCGGTTATACCCATTTAGATCGATCTATTTAA
- a CDS encoding ribulokinase yields MKNYVIGLDYGTDSVRAVLIDTENGQELASNVSHYKRWKNKQYCDASINQFRQHPLDHIEGLEITIQNVVKESKVDPSLVRGICIDTTGSSPVPVTKDGTPLALAKGFEENPNAMMVLWKDHTSINEANEINELAVSWGGEDVTKYVGGIYSSEWFWAKILHIARQDEAVRNAAHTWMEHCDLMTYLLIEDKDLKTFKRSRCAAGHKAMWHTDWNGLPPVEFLEKLHPYLAQLRGNLYDETYTSDLVAGKLSKEWADRLGLSTETVVAVGTFDAHSGAVGAKIEENTLVRVMGTSTCDILVGSYDEVGTKTVRGICGQVDGSVIPGFIGLEAGQSAFGDLLAWYKELLMWPTEHLLGSSSVLNDAQKEQLREEFSDKLIVELTKEAEKIPVSESLPIALDWINGRRTPDANQELKSAISNLSLGTKAPHIFKALVNAICFGAKKIVDRFEEEGVKIDSVIGIGGVARKSPFIMQTLANVLNKPIKIAASDQTPALGAAIYAAVAAGIYPNVIEASQKIGSDFDGEYFPQTDKVEAYHKLLLGYEKLSAFADPNLKISQHELSI; encoded by the coding sequence ATGAAAAATTATGTAATAGGATTGGACTACGGAACAGATTCTGTTCGCGCGGTGCTGATTGATACTGAGAATGGACAGGAGCTGGCATCGAATGTTTCTCATTACAAAAGATGGAAAAACAAGCAATATTGTGACGCCTCTATAAACCAATTTCGCCAGCATCCTTTAGATCATATTGAAGGATTGGAAATTACGATACAGAATGTTGTCAAAGAAAGTAAAGTCGATCCGTCATTAGTTCGCGGAATCTGTATTGATACAACAGGATCTTCTCCAGTTCCGGTTACCAAAGACGGAACGCCATTGGCTTTGGCAAAAGGTTTTGAAGAAAACCCAAATGCGATGATGGTTTTATGGAAAGATCACACTTCTATAAATGAAGCAAACGAAATCAACGAGCTGGCAGTAAGCTGGGGCGGAGAAGACGTTACAAAATACGTTGGAGGAATTTATTCTTCTGAATGGTTTTGGGCAAAAATCCTTCATATTGCAAGACAAGACGAAGCGGTTAGAAATGCAGCACACACTTGGATGGAGCACTGCGATTTAATGACCTATCTATTAATTGAAGATAAAGATTTAAAAACCTTCAAAAGAAGCCGTTGCGCAGCGGGTCACAAAGCAATGTGGCACACTGACTGGAACGGATTGCCGCCAGTTGAATTTTTAGAAAAATTACATCCATATTTAGCACAGCTTCGTGGTAATTTATACGACGAAACCTATACATCAGATTTAGTTGCTGGAAAACTAAGCAAAGAATGGGCAGATCGTTTAGGGCTTTCTACAGAAACAGTTGTAGCTGTTGGAACTTTCGATGCGCATTCTGGTGCAGTTGGAGCTAAAATCGAAGAGAATACTTTAGTTCGTGTTATGGGAACTTCAACTTGCGATATTTTAGTTGGCTCTTATGATGAGGTTGGCACAAAAACCGTTCGCGGAATTTGCGGACAGGTTGATGGTTCAGTCATTCCAGGTTTTATTGGTTTAGAAGCAGGACAATCTGCTTTTGGAGATTTATTGGCTTGGTACAAAGAACTTTTAATGTGGCCGACGGAACATTTATTAGGTTCTTCTTCTGTTTTAAATGATGCTCAAAAAGAACAATTAAGAGAAGAATTCAGCGATAAATTAATTGTGGAATTAACAAAAGAAGCAGAGAAAATTCCAGTTTCTGAAAGTCTTCCAATTGCTTTAGATTGGATTAATGGTAGAAGAACTCCAGATGCAAATCAAGAATTAAAAAGCGCTATTTCAAATCTTTCTTTAGGAACAAAAGCGCCACATATTTTTAAAGCTTTAGTAAACGCAATCTGTTTTGGAGCGAAGAAAATTGTAGATCGTTTTGAAGAAGAAGGTGTAAAAATCGACAGCGTCATCGGTATTGGTGGTGTTGCCCGTAAATCTCCTTTCATTATGCAGACTTTGGCAAACGTTCTAAACAAGCCAATTAAAATTGCAGCTTCAGATCAAACTCCAGCTTTAGGAGCGGCAATTTACGCAGCCGTTGCAGCAGGGATTTATCCAAACGTAATCGAAGCTAGCCAAAAAATCGGAAGTGATTTTGATGGAGAATATTTCCCTCAGACAGATAAAGTTGAAGCGTATCATAAACTGCTTTTAGGATATGAAAAACTAAGCGCTTTTGCAGATCCAAACCTTAAAATATCGCAACATGAGCTCTCAATATAA
- the araA gene encoding L-arabinose isomerase has protein sequence MIDISQKEVWFVVGSQELYGEETLRKVAEHSQIIAKGLDASSSIPVKVVYKDVVKSPSQILDVCLAANSAKNCIGIIAWMHTFSPAKMWIGGLNILKKPLCHLHTQYNAEIPWGSIDMDFMNLNQSAHGDREFGFIMSRLRKKRKVVVGHWEDQRVQKQLGIWSRVVLGWDELQNLKVARIGDNMREVAVTEGDKVEAQIRFGMSVNGYDSSDVTKHIEKVTDKELSDLLAVYESSYNLTDSLKEGGAQRSSLVEAAKIELGLRAFLEEGGFGAFTDTFENLGAWKQLPGIATQRLMADGYGFGGEGDWKTAAMVRALKVMCVGLDGGTSFMEDYTYHFTPQKSYVLGSHMLEICPSIADGKPSCEVHPLGIGGKEDPARLVFNSPAGDAINVSLVDMGTRFRLIVNEVEAVKPMAELPKLPVARVLWDCKPNLEVAATAWILAGGAHHTVYSQSITTEYMEDFADIAGIELLVIDEKTTVREFKDKINANEAYYHLFQHGL, from the coding sequence ATGATAGATATATCTCAAAAAGAAGTATGGTTTGTAGTAGGAAGCCAAGAATTATATGGTGAAGAAACGCTTAGAAAAGTAGCGGAACATTCGCAGATTATTGCAAAAGGATTAGACGCTTCGTCTTCGATTCCTGTAAAAGTGGTTTACAAAGACGTGGTGAAATCGCCTTCGCAGATTTTAGATGTGTGTTTGGCTGCAAACTCAGCTAAAAACTGTATCGGAATTATTGCTTGGATGCACACTTTCTCACCGGCAAAAATGTGGATTGGCGGATTAAATATCCTAAAAAAACCATTATGCCACTTACATACACAATACAATGCTGAAATTCCGTGGGGATCTATCGACATGGATTTCATGAACTTGAACCAATCGGCTCACGGAGATCGTGAATTCGGTTTTATTATGTCAAGATTACGTAAAAAACGTAAAGTAGTAGTTGGACATTGGGAAGATCAAAGAGTTCAAAAACAACTAGGAATCTGGTCAAGAGTAGTTCTTGGATGGGACGAACTTCAAAACTTAAAAGTAGCTCGTATTGGAGATAATATGCGCGAAGTTGCCGTTACAGAAGGTGATAAAGTTGAAGCTCAAATTCGTTTCGGAATGTCTGTAAACGGATATGATTCTTCAGATGTTACTAAACATATCGAAAAAGTAACAGATAAAGAATTAAGCGATTTATTGGCAGTTTATGAGTCTTCTTATAACTTAACAGATTCTTTAAAAGAAGGCGGTGCTCAAAGAAGTTCTTTGGTTGAAGCAGCAAAAATCGAATTAGGTTTAAGAGCTTTCCTTGAAGAAGGAGGTTTTGGAGCTTTCACAGATACATTCGAAAATCTTGGTGCTTGGAAACAATTGCCAGGAATTGCAACACAGAGATTAATGGCCGATGGTTATGGTTTTGGTGGAGAAGGAGATTGGAAAACGGCAGCAATGGTTAGGGCTTTAAAAGTGATGTGTGTTGGTCTTGATGGCGGAACTTCTTTCATGGAAGATTATACATACCATTTCACGCCACAAAAATCATATGTTTTAGGTTCTCACATGTTGGAAATCTGTCCGTCTATTGCTGATGGAAAACCTTCTTGTGAAGTACATCCATTAGGAATTGGCGGAAAAGAAGATCCAGCTCGCTTGGTGTTCAATTCTCCTGCTGGTGATGCCATCAATGTTTCTTTGGTTGATATGGGAACTCGTTTCCGTTTAATTGTAAACGAAGTTGAAGCAGTTAAGCCAATGGCTGAATTGCCAAAATTACCTGTTGCACGTGTTCTTTGGGATTGCAAACCAAATCTTGAAGTTGCAGCTACAGCTTGGATTTTAGCTGGTGGAGCACATCATACCGTTTATAGCCAGTCAATTACAACTGAATACATGGAAGATTTCGCGGATATTGCGGGAATAGAATTATTGGTTATTGATGAAAAAACTACTGTAAGAGAGTTTAAAGATAAAATTAATGCCAACGAAGCATATTACCATTTGTTTCAACACGGCCTTTAA
- a CDS encoding NUDIX domain-containing protein yields the protein MLDSYSSADKVLLAVDCIIFGFDNEGLKILLIQRDFEPEKGKWSLIGGFLKRDEVLDAAATRILNTYTGLNDIYMEQLYAYSEIDRDPVERTISVSYFALINIENHNTELIKNYHAEWFPINDAPNLIFDHNEMVQNAIKRLRYKTSIKPIGFELLPEKFTMRQLLELYEAILSKELDKRNFISKINSLEILNKLDEKDMQSSRKGSYLYTFNKEKYEEKLLNNFVLNL from the coding sequence ATGTTAGATAGTTATAGTTCTGCCGATAAGGTTTTATTGGCGGTTGACTGCATCATTTTTGGATTCGACAATGAAGGGCTAAAAATCCTTTTAATTCAAAGAGATTTTGAGCCTGAAAAAGGAAAATGGTCCTTGATTGGAGGATTTCTAAAGCGCGATGAAGTTTTAGATGCTGCTGCAACCAGAATTTTAAATACATATACTGGCCTTAACGATATCTATATGGAGCAGTTATATGCTTACAGCGAAATAGATCGTGACCCGGTAGAAAGAACCATTTCGGTTTCTTATTTTGCTTTAATTAATATTGAAAACCACAATACTGAATTGATTAAAAATTATCACGCAGAATGGTTTCCAATTAATGATGCGCCTAACTTAATTTTTGACCACAACGAAATGGTCCAAAATGCCATTAAGAGACTTCGCTACAAAACTTCCATCAAACCAATTGGTTTTGAATTGCTTCCTGAAAAATTTACCATGCGTCAGCTTTTAGAATTGTATGAAGCCATTTTGAGCAAAGAATTGGACAAAAGAAATTTCATCAGTAAAATAAATTCCTTAGAAATCTTAAACAAACTGGATGAAAAAGACATGCAGTCTTCTAGAAAAGGATCTTATTTATACACTTTTAATAAAGAGAAATACGAAGAAAAACTGCTTAACAACTTTGTGCTCAATTTATAA
- a CDS encoding aldose epimerase family protein produces the protein MEIKHISHLKEIHNCKLFGLMPNKEEIYSFDLINKNGMKVQIINYGATVTSIQIPVDGKPTDIVLGFDNLNAYLESYNLPSAPYFGTTVGRYAGRIHNATFSLDDKKFQLGSNNNGNSLHGGEMGFGRKVWNVTDAKTGENPSITFGLLSEHLDENFPGEMTVYLTYTLTEENELKLEYRATSTEDTIINLTHHSYFNLDGHDGNVLEQQMFIKSAKMLETNSDNIPTGNFTDLTNHDFDFRTPKKCPFPIDNSFVVNSKTEIVAQLISLKNKLRMNVYTDQPSVHIYVGGNCFGKLKGKENVDYNAQSGICFETQNFPDAPNHAHFPNAVLKKGEQYSQKTLYKFETVN, from the coding sequence ATGGAAATAAAACACATATCGCATTTAAAAGAGATTCATAATTGCAAATTGTTTGGTTTAATGCCCAATAAGGAAGAAATTTATTCTTTTGATCTGATCAATAAAAATGGAATGAAAGTTCAGATTATCAATTATGGAGCAACTGTAACCTCAATCCAAATTCCAGTAGATGGAAAACCGACAGATATTGTACTAGGCTTTGATAATTTAAATGCATATTTAGAATCTTATAATTTGCCAAGCGCTCCCTATTTTGGAACAACGGTTGGGCGTTATGCTGGACGAATTCATAATGCTACTTTCAGTTTGGACGATAAAAAGTTTCAGCTTGGCAGTAACAATAACGGCAATTCACTGCATGGCGGAGAAATGGGGTTTGGGAGAAAAGTCTGGAATGTAACTGATGCAAAAACTGGTGAAAATCCTTCTATTACTTTTGGACTATTGAGCGAGCATTTAGACGAAAATTTTCCTGGCGAAATGACTGTTTATTTAACGTATACTTTGACTGAAGAAAACGAATTAAAATTAGAATATAGAGCAACCTCAACCGAAGATACCATTATCAATTTGACACATCACAGTTATTTTAACCTTGACGGTCATGACGGAAATGTTTTAGAACAGCAAATGTTTATCAAATCGGCTAAAATGCTGGAAACAAATTCAGATAATATTCCAACCGGCAATTTTACCGATTTAACAAATCATGATTTTGATTTTAGAACTCCAAAAAAATGCCCGTTTCCAATTGACAATTCTTTTGTGGTAAATTCTAAAACAGAGATTGTAGCGCAATTAATCAGTTTAAAAAATAAATTGAGAATGAATGTTTACACCGATCAGCCAAGTGTACATATATATGTAGGCGGAAATTGTTTCGGAAAACTGAAAGGAAAAGAAAATGTTGATTACAATGCTCAAAGCGGAATCTGTTTTGAAACGCAGAATTTTCCAGATGCACCAAATCATGCTCATTTCCCGAATGCTGTTCTCAAAAAAGGAGAACAATATTCTCAAAAAACACTTTACAAATTTGAAACTGTAAACTAA
- a CDS encoding UDP-glucose--hexose-1-phosphate uridylyltransferase produces the protein MKNFDINEDPHRRFNPLINEWVLVSPHRAKRPWQGQNESISTEELPKYDPTCYLCPGNVRANGMNNPQYENSFVFENDFAAMKQDEIIFEDDIKHTFFKAKPEQGISRVVCFSPRHDLTLPEMEIADIENIIKTWQKEYTDLGNIKYINHVQIFENKGSVMGCSNPHPHGQIWAQSSLPTQVEKTQNSLKSYYDKNERTLLEDYVKAELKAGERIVIENDHFVALVPFWAIWPYETMIVSKRAVNKITNFTAEESTAFAKILKQLTTKYDNLFNTSFPYSSGIHQSPTDGLLHPEWHFHMHFYPPLLRSATVKKFMVGYEMLGESQRDITPEKSAEILRQLSDVHYKSTVKV, from the coding sequence ATGAAAAATTTTGACATTAACGAAGATCCGCACAGACGCTTCAATCCATTAATTAACGAATGGGTATTAGTATCGCCACATCGTGCAAAACGCCCTTGGCAAGGACAAAATGAAAGCATTTCTACAGAAGAACTTCCTAAATATGACCCAACTTGCTATTTGTGTCCAGGAAATGTTCGTGCTAACGGAATGAATAATCCGCAATACGAAAACAGTTTTGTTTTTGAAAATGATTTTGCGGCCATGAAACAGGATGAAATCATTTTTGAAGATGATATTAAACATACTTTTTTTAAGGCAAAACCAGAACAGGGAATTTCGAGAGTAGTTTGCTTTTCTCCAAGACATGACCTGACTCTTCCAGAAATGGAAATTGCCGATATTGAAAACATCATCAAAACTTGGCAGAAAGAATATACTGATTTAGGAAACATCAAATACATCAACCACGTTCAGATTTTTGAAAATAAAGGAAGTGTAATGGGCTGCAGCAATCCGCACCCGCACGGACAAATTTGGGCTCAATCTTCTCTTCCTACTCAAGTTGAAAAAACACAAAATAGCTTAAAATCATACTACGATAAAAACGAGAGAACTTTATTGGAGGATTATGTGAAAGCTGAATTGAAAGCTGGCGAACGTATCGTAATCGAAAATGATCATTTTGTTGCGCTGGTTCCTTTTTGGGCAATCTGGCCATATGAAACAATGATTGTAAGTAAAAGAGCCGTAAACAAAATTACCAATTTTACTGCTGAAGAAAGTACCGCTTTCGCGAAAATCTTAAAGCAGTTAACCACGAAGTACGACAATTTATTTAATACTTCTTTTCCATATTCATCAGGAATTCACCAATCGCCAACAGATGGTTTACTGCATCCAGAATGGCATTTCCACATGCATTTTTATCCACCATTGTTAAGATCAGCAACTGTAAAGAAATTTATGGTCGGATACGAAATGTTGGGCGAATCTCAACGTGATATTACACCTGAAAAAAGTGCTGAAATTTTGAGACAGCTTTCAGATGTACATTACAAAAGCACTGTAAAAGTGTAA